One Entomomonas asaccharolytica DNA segment encodes these proteins:
- a CDS encoding LysE family translocator, producing the protein MDISLLTIYVITTLMLIATPGPVVFLVVNTALKSGPYRAFGTILGTNWASLVLIFVAVFIISTSLVISPKLFHIISLFGCLFIGYIAISSIREALEIKSLATTEDNIVSKTEKSYKKGGLLSGFLVGLSNPKDIIFFVSFFPQFIKITDSFNKSIFLLTLLWVLLDFIILGIYILFIRKLATDSIKNIIVLISGVVLLVIASTGFIYSLAELIM; encoded by the coding sequence ATGGACATAAGCTTATTAACCATTTATGTGATTACAACATTGATGTTAATTGCAACACCTGGCCCAGTCGTTTTTTTAGTAGTTAATACTGCTTTAAAATCAGGGCCATATAGAGCTTTTGGTACAATATTGGGTACTAATTGGGCTTCTTTGGTATTAATTTTTGTTGCTGTATTTATTATTTCAACGAGCCTTGTAATTAGTCCCAAATTATTTCATATCATTAGTCTATTTGGGTGTTTGTTTATTGGCTATATTGCTATTTCATCTATTAGAGAGGCTTTAGAAATAAAATCTCTTGCTACAACTGAAGACAATATAGTCAGTAAAACTGAGAAGTCTTATAAGAAGGGGGGCTTGCTAAGTGGTTTTTTAGTGGGACTTTCTAACCCTAAAGATATTATTTTCTTTGTATCTTTTTTTCCGCAATTTATAAAAATAACAGATTCATTTAATAAAAGTATTTTCTTATTAACGTTATTATGGGTATTGTTAGATTTTATAATCTTGGGTATCTATATACTATTTATAAGGAAATTAGCCACTGATAGTATCAAGAATATTATTGTACTGATTTCTGGTGTTGTGTTGCTAGTTATTGCAAGTACGGGATTTATATATAGTTTAGCTGAGCTTATAATGTAG
- a CDS encoding OB-fold-containig protein, giving the protein MELFFSTISSFPTIIYTFLIFVAVIFWGIAALGLLDIDVLDFGGVDTDVGGIDGSNSHLDVTHTSDIQGGWFAGLLMKLGLDLVPLTIILTVFFFIGWALCYFAQLLIFSIPLGILRIPVGIVIFLASIFPAAYLTGWTCKPLRKVFKKLNEEQNATSAASLIGQVAIVRSGKVTETFGEALYDDKGAGLHLRVRADESLGLQRNDRVVLIEYLENGAYKVVSEDEFNGL; this is encoded by the coding sequence ATGGAACTTTTTTTTAGTACAATCTCTTCTTTTCCTACAATTATTTATACTTTTCTAATATTTGTAGCTGTTATTTTCTGGGGAATTGCTGCCTTAGGTCTATTAGATATTGATGTTTTGGATTTCGGTGGTGTAGATACAGATGTTGGTGGAATAGATGGCTCCAACAGCCATTTAGATGTTACTCATACAAGTGATATTCAGGGAGGTTGGTTCGCTGGTCTTCTAATGAAGTTAGGTTTGGACTTAGTTCCTTTAACTATTATTTTAACTGTCTTCTTTTTTATTGGTTGGGCACTTTGTTATTTTGCTCAATTACTTATTTTTAGTATACCGCTTGGTATATTACGAATTCCTGTTGGTATAGTTATATTTTTAGCCTCTATTTTTCCTGCTGCCTACTTAACAGGATGGACATGCAAACCTTTACGTAAAGTTTTTAAAAAATTAAATGAAGAGCAAAATGCAACCTCAGCCGCATCACTTATTGGACAAGTTGCTATTGTTAGATCAGGCAAAGTAACAGAAACCTTTGGGGAGGCTCTTTATGATGACAAAGGGGCTGGGCTTCATTTAAGAGTTAGAGCAGATGAATCATTAGGCTTACAAAGAAATGATAGAGTGGTATTAATTGAATACTTAGAAAATGGTGCTTATAAAGTAGTTAGTGAAGATGAGTTTAATGGCTTGTAA
- a CDS encoding 4'-phosphopantetheinyl transferase family protein — MNLLNIPTFYSSFSKQWVFPSGLENVCLCHCQFNQQHFTDTAFKQHNIEQPAVLVSAAKKRNTEYLIGRLCAREALKNLNITGYPLTNADKSPQWPSLSCGSITHSHHTAAAIVALKTHWQSLGLDIEYLISEQRSKKLLATIVNQNEQKLIDNDISLFTTLAFSMKESLYKALYPITLKRFYFKHAEIIDWNTRGEVTLKLLIDLSDKWQKGTLITGQYCVKDNFVWSLIAVDNKRY; from the coding sequence ATGAATCTACTCAATATTCCTACCTTTTATTCATCTTTTTCCAAACAATGGGTTTTCCCTTCTGGATTGGAGAATGTATGTTTATGTCACTGTCAATTTAATCAACAGCACTTTACAGATACAGCGTTTAAACAGCACAATATCGAACAGCCAGCAGTGTTAGTTAGCGCCGCAAAAAAACGTAATACTGAGTATTTAATAGGTAGGCTTTGTGCTAGAGAAGCCTTAAAAAACTTAAATATCACAGGCTATCCGCTAACAAATGCAGATAAAAGCCCGCAGTGGCCCTCGTTAAGTTGTGGCAGCATTACTCATAGTCACCATACAGCTGCTGCCATTGTAGCGTTAAAAACACATTGGCAAAGTCTAGGATTAGATATTGAATATTTGATTTCTGAACAGCGCAGTAAAAAACTGTTAGCTACTATTGTTAATCAAAATGAACAGAAATTAATAGATAATGATATTAGCCTATTTACAACACTTGCATTTTCAATGAAAGAAAGCCTATATAAGGCATTGTATCCGATCACCTTGAAACGCTTTTATTTTAAACATGCCGAAATTATTGATTGGAATACAAGGGGTGAAGTTACCCTTAAACTACTGATTGATTTGTCTGACAAATGGCAAAAAGGGACATTAATTACAGGCCAATATTGCGTAAAAGATAACTTCGTTTGGAGCTTAATAGCAGTAGACAACAAAAGATACTAA
- a CDS encoding LysR family transcriptional regulator gives MQRENLNDILVFLVVARERSFTRAAAKLGVSQSALSHTIRGLESRLNIRLLTRTTRSVSPTEAGEHLLQTVGPHFAEIEAQMVALSELRDKPAGTIRISAAEHPANVVVWPKLKDFLQDYPDINVELTVDYGMIDIVKQRYDAGVRTGELIANDMIAVRIGPDMRMAVVANADYFKEYAIPKTPQDLINHNCINLRLPTYDSIYAWEFEKEGHKQRIHVKGQLTFNLTSQRLEAALAGLGLAYIPEDLARPYIVTGELISVLDDWCPYFAGYYLYYPNRRQASSAFKLLVEALRYREK, from the coding sequence ATGCAACGTGAAAATCTTAATGATATCTTGGTTTTTTTGGTGGTGGCGAGGGAGCGTAGTTTTACTCGAGCAGCCGCCAAGCTTGGTGTTTCACAGTCTGCATTAAGTCATACTATTAGAGGCTTAGAATCGAGGCTTAACATAAGGTTATTAACAAGGACGACACGTAGTGTTTCTCCCACTGAAGCAGGGGAGCATTTACTGCAGACGGTAGGCCCACATTTTGCTGAAATTGAAGCTCAGATGGTGGCTCTTAGTGAGTTACGTGATAAACCTGCAGGAACTATACGTATCAGTGCTGCAGAACATCCTGCTAATGTTGTGGTATGGCCAAAGTTAAAGGACTTTTTACAAGATTACCCTGATATTAACGTTGAGCTTACAGTGGATTATGGAATGATAGATATTGTTAAGCAGCGATATGACGCAGGAGTAAGAACAGGTGAGTTAATAGCTAATGATATGATAGCCGTGCGTATAGGTCCTGATATGCGCATGGCAGTGGTTGCAAACGCTGACTATTTTAAAGAATATGCCATACCAAAGACACCACAAGATCTTATTAATCATAATTGCATTAATTTACGTCTTCCTACCTATGACAGTATATATGCATGGGAGTTTGAAAAAGAGGGTCATAAACAAAGAATACATGTGAAAGGACAGTTAACATTTAATTTAACCTCACAACGATTAGAAGCCGCTCTAGCTGGTTTAGGTTTGGCTTATATACCAGAGGATTTAGCACGCCCCTATATAGTTACAGGGGAACTTATAAGTGTGTTAGATGATTGGTGTCCTTATTTTGCTGGGTATTATTTGTATTATCCAAATCGTCGTCAAGCGTCATCCGCCTTTAAATTATTAGTAGAAGCTTTACGCTATAGAGAGAAATAA
- a CDS encoding carboxymuconolactone decarboxylase family protein, with the protein MKKIICLFTIIFISVFGFINIVEANTVQDNNQRLSAKQQKLVLIAALTATGDLSQLKVALTEGLDTGLTINEIKEVLVQMYAYAGFPRSLNGINTFMSVVNERKAQGIKDNQGREASPITAEGSKYERGKKVLESLTGQQDPGKTSGFGAFAPEIETFLKEHLFADIFERDVLSYKDRELATIAALSSLIGVEPMLQSHMNMGMNIGLTESQLKEVLAIVEVAIGKQQAATGLEVLNKVLASRTH; encoded by the coding sequence ATGAAAAAAATTATTTGTTTGTTTACGATAATTTTTATCTCGGTATTTGGTTTTATAAATATTGTTGAGGCGAACACTGTGCAGGATAATAATCAACGTTTATCAGCTAAACAACAAAAGCTTGTACTTATAGCAGCATTAACAGCGACAGGTGATTTATCACAGTTAAAGGTAGCGTTAACAGAAGGTTTGGATACAGGCTTAACTATTAATGAAATTAAAGAAGTTTTAGTACAGATGTATGCTTATGCAGGCTTTCCAAGAAGTTTGAATGGTATTAACACCTTTATGTCTGTAGTTAATGAAAGAAAAGCACAAGGTATTAAAGATAACCAAGGACGTGAAGCTTCTCCTATTACAGCTGAGGGCAGTAAATATGAAAGAGGTAAGAAAGTTCTAGAAAGTTTAACGGGGCAGCAAGATCCTGGTAAAACATCTGGTTTTGGTGCATTTGCTCCAGAAATTGAAACTTTCTTAAAAGAACATTTATTTGCAGATATCTTTGAACGTGATGTGCTTAGTTATAAAGACAGAGAGCTTGCAACTATTGCTGCACTTTCTAGCTTAATAGGCGTGGAGCCTATGTTACAGTCCCATATGAATATGGGGATGAATATAGGTTTGACAGAATCACAGTTGAAAGAAGTATTAGCCATTGTTGAGGTCGCTATTGGTAAGCAACAGGCTGCTACAGGGCTTGAAGTGTTAAATAAAGTATTAGCTAGTCGTACCCATTAA
- the bacA gene encoding biofilm formation regulator BacA: MDTKTSAHYQRLYRQRLREQGLVKKEVWILPEHARMLLNVEKQLRQPAGMTQSLSQESNMTAAVSMWTSNKLFDALSAVELFKNGGASVELVQGTDPSLHIIMHEFGDLPVFISVVGEQIIVESILWPTDAVKDVNAFNEEVLRTHKFFPLSTIGIEKLAENDFYIMFGALSSESSLSNVMFEIEILSDNVIKATEAFEDYLKV, translated from the coding sequence ATGGATACAAAAACATCAGCACATTATCAACGACTATACCGTCAACGTTTGCGTGAGCAAGGGTTGGTAAAAAAAGAAGTTTGGATACTGCCAGAGCATGCACGCATGTTACTGAACGTTGAAAAACAGTTACGTCAACCAGCAGGAATGACTCAATCATTATCACAGGAGAGTAATATGACAGCAGCTGTTTCAATGTGGACTAGTAATAAATTATTTGATGCTTTATCTGCCGTGGAATTGTTTAAAAATGGTGGGGCTAGTGTCGAATTAGTACAAGGAACAGACCCAAGTTTACACATTATCATGCACGAGTTTGGTGATTTGCCCGTATTTATCAGTGTGGTGGGTGAGCAAATCATCGTAGAAAGTATTTTGTGGCCAACAGATGCAGTAAAAGATGTTAATGCCTTTAATGAAGAAGTATTAAGAACACATAAGTTTTTCCCATTATCAACCATTGGTATCGAAAAACTTGCTGAAAATGACTTTTACATCATGTTTGGGGCACTAAGTTCTGAATCAAGTCTTTCAAATGTCATGTTTGAAATCGAAATATTGTCAGATAATGTAATTAAAGCAACGGAAGCTTTTGAAGATTATTTAAAGGTTTAA
- a CDS encoding LysR substrate-binding domain-containing protein — translation MTKSIPPLYALRAFEAAARYCSFTQAANELSLTQSAISRHIRTLEDILGYNLFERNGPKLTLTDQGKTLAQELKLGFAIIERACLLFRDNPNTIRLKVPSTLTARWLLKAVNLFKNEHPTCPVQLSSIWMDIDTVDFYSEPYDCAILLTDGNFGPNYNCFKLFDEWLIPICSPSYHPQEKKLTINDLDQLELLHPSFDRRDWKRWLNRLKLLDKVDIRRGQVFDTLDQGISAALQGIGISTNDLMLVSQELFQQHLYLPFPKAVATGDGYYMVWPKGNPKEKALCLLKDFLISELPTLYTEGVTFFELS, via the coding sequence ATGACTAAATCCATTCCTCCTCTTTATGCTCTCCGTGCATTTGAAGCTGCCGCTAGATATTGTTCTTTTACGCAGGCTGCTAATGAACTGTCTTTAACACAAAGTGCTATTAGTAGACACATAAGGACACTTGAAGATATTCTTGGCTATAATTTATTTGAACGTAACGGCCCTAAGCTAACGCTCACAGACCAAGGAAAGACTTTAGCGCAAGAATTAAAGCTTGGTTTTGCTATTATTGAACGCGCTTGTCTGTTATTTAGAGATAACCCTAATACCATAAGGCTTAAAGTTCCCTCAACACTAACTGCGCGTTGGCTCTTAAAAGCAGTTAACCTATTTAAAAATGAGCATCCTACCTGCCCTGTGCAGCTATCTAGTATATGGATGGATATTGATACGGTGGACTTTTACTCAGAACCTTACGATTGTGCAATATTATTAACAGATGGTAACTTTGGACCTAACTACAACTGTTTTAAATTATTTGATGAATGGTTAATTCCCATTTGCTCTCCTTCATACCATCCTCAGGAAAAAAAGTTAACAATTAATGACCTAGATCAATTAGAACTATTACATCCCTCTTTTGATCGTAGAGATTGGAAAAGATGGCTCAATCGATTAAAGCTATTGGATAAAGTTGATATTAGACGAGGACAAGTATTTGATACTTTAGATCAGGGTATTTCCGCAGCACTGCAAGGAATAGGAATATCCACCAACGATTTAATGCTTGTTTCTCAAGAGCTTTTTCAACAACACCTATATCTTCCTTTCCCTAAAGCAGTTGCTACAGGTGATGGTTATTATATGGTTTGGCCAAAGGGCAATCCAAAAGAGAAAGCATTATGTTTATTAAAAGATTTTCTTATAAGTGAATTACCTACACTTTATACAGAAGGTGTTACCTTTTTTGAACTATCATAA
- a CDS encoding YqcI/YcgG family protein: protein MYKYMIKRNELCGDSFLQSPFFRVWMLRALGQFEDAMENDNFPCLFGKKSIKLKQFYLFFSSINRPREDLINCFHEYTEFVKDIPARDRIYSPLVIFFERNAFSSLADEHNYAWNVLQELHDQDQAPWPLDVSHDTEDENWSFCFNSVPLFVNISCPKHEVMKSRNLGEHIVLVINPRENFDEVASAASRGGKTVREKIRKRISVYNNGVTPSTLGFYGEKENYEWRQYQLEEEGGLELKKCPLHIRK, encoded by the coding sequence ATGTACAAATACATGATTAAACGTAATGAGTTATGTGGTGATAGCTTTTTACAAAGTCCCTTTTTTAGGGTATGGATGCTTAGAGCATTGGGGCAATTTGAAGATGCAATGGAAAATGATAATTTTCCATGTTTGTTTGGTAAAAAGTCTATTAAACTAAAACAGTTTTATTTATTTTTCTCTTCTATTAATAGACCTAGAGAAGATTTGATTAACTGTTTTCATGAATACACAGAATTTGTAAAAGATATTCCAGCAAGGGATAGGATATATAGTCCTTTAGTTATTTTCTTTGAAAGAAACGCCTTTAGTAGTTTAGCTGATGAACACAATTATGCATGGAATGTTTTACAAGAGTTACACGATCAAGATCAAGCGCCATGGCCGTTAGATGTATCTCACGATACAGAAGACGAAAATTGGTCATTTTGTTTTAATAGTGTTCCTTTATTCGTTAATATCAGCTGCCCTAAACATGAAGTGATGAAAAGCAGAAATTTAGGTGAGCATATTGTTTTAGTGATTAATCCTAGAGAAAACTTTGATGAGGTTGCTAGCGCTGCTTCTAGAGGTGGTAAGACAGTTAGAGAAAAAATAAGAAAAAGAATCAGTGTCTATAATAATGGGGTGACTCCATCAACATTAGGTTTCTATGGAGAGAAAGAAAATTATGAGTGGCGTCAATATCAATTAGAAGAAGAAGGTGGACTTGAGCTTAAGAAGTGTCCATTGCATATTAGGAAATAG
- a CDS encoding PspA/IM30 family protein, with amino-acid sequence MGVWSKLITALRGGAHEAGEAIIDTQALRILDQEIRDADVELRKSKEALADIMAKQKLAVERVKKTQAKIEEYEGYAFKALEANDEKLAHEVAEKIANLEAAFESEREAESAYSKSATDLRKAITQSEANIKRLKQQVDTVKATESVQKAQATVASRYSGSQNKMHTALESLERIKKKQAERSARMEAASEIESMETDDALDSKLREAGFLAKEGSANDVLERLKKKQQAKTSS; translated from the coding sequence ATGGGTGTGTGGAGCAAATTAATTACGGCATTACGGGGTGGTGCTCATGAAGCAGGTGAAGCCATTATTGATACACAAGCATTACGTATTTTAGATCAAGAAATTCGTGATGCAGATGTTGAGCTGCGCAAATCTAAGGAAGCTTTAGCTGACATCATGGCTAAGCAAAAATTAGCAGTAGAGCGTGTTAAGAAAACCCAAGCTAAAATTGAGGAATATGAAGGTTATGCCTTTAAAGCACTGGAAGCAAATGATGAAAAACTAGCCCATGAAGTAGCAGAAAAAATTGCTAATTTAGAGGCTGCGTTTGAATCTGAACGTGAAGCAGAAAGTGCATATTCTAAAAGCGCAACTGATTTACGTAAGGCGATCACTCAGTCAGAAGCTAATATTAAACGTTTGAAACAACAAGTTGATACTGTTAAAGCGACAGAAAGTGTCCAAAAAGCACAAGCTACTGTAGCTAGTCGTTATTCAGGTTCACAAAATAAAATGCATACTGCATTAGAGTCTTTAGAGCGTATTAAAAAGAAACAAGCTGAGCGCAGTGCAAGAATGGAAGCTGCTAGTGAAATAGAAAGTATGGAAACAGATGATGCATTAGATAGCAAACTTCGTGAAGCTGGTTTTCTAGCTAAAGAAGGTAGTGCAAATGATGTACTAGAAAGATTGAAGAAAAAGCAACAAGCTAAAACCTCATCTTAA
- a CDS encoding NAD(P)-dependent alcohol dehydrogenase, translating into MTMKVLGYAAHAAKSALAPYNFERREPRSDDVVIEILYCGVCHSDLHHVNEDWITTYPVVPGHEIIGRVVSVGKQVTSFKVGDQVGVGCMVDSCQYCKPCKAGLEQYCEEGNTLTYNGFDRHDHMPTYGGYSEKIVVSDKFVLKIPEGIDLAAAAPLLCAGITTWSPLKHWQVKKGSKVAVVGLGGLGHMALKLAKGLGANVTLFTRSPDKEEDAWRLGADNIVISTDEAQMAAVNGQFDLIIDTVPYVHDINLYIPTLSLSGTIVLVGFLGDLQPTLNTAPLVMGRKAVAGSVIGGIAETQEMLDFCGKQGITADIELINMQDIDKAFKRMLKSDVKYRFVIDMASLKASE; encoded by the coding sequence ATGACAATGAAAGTTCTTGGCTATGCAGCCCATGCAGCAAAATCAGCTTTAGCACCTTATAACTTTGAACGTCGTGAACCACGTTCAGATGATGTAGTGATTGAGATTCTTTATTGTGGGGTTTGTCATTCTGATTTACACCATGTAAATGAGGATTGGATTACAACTTATCCAGTAGTACCTGGACACGAAATTATTGGTCGAGTGGTTAGTGTTGGCAAACAGGTTACAAGTTTTAAAGTAGGAGATCAGGTGGGTGTTGGTTGTATGGTTGATTCTTGTCAGTATTGCAAACCTTGCAAAGCAGGTTTAGAGCAATATTGTGAGGAAGGTAATACGCTTACTTATAATGGCTTTGATCGGCATGATCATATGCCTACTTATGGTGGCTATTCTGAAAAAATTGTTGTATCAGATAAATTTGTTTTAAAAATTCCTGAGGGAATAGACTTGGCAGCGGCAGCACCACTTCTATGTGCTGGTATTACGACGTGGTCGCCATTAAAACATTGGCAGGTTAAAAAAGGTAGCAAGGTGGCAGTTGTTGGGCTTGGTGGACTAGGGCATATGGCATTAAAACTGGCCAAAGGTTTAGGTGCTAATGTTACTTTATTTACTCGTTCTCCAGATAAAGAAGAAGATGCATGGCGCTTAGGTGCAGATAATATTGTTATCTCTACCGATGAAGCACAAATGGCAGCCGTAAATGGTCAATTTGATTTAATTATTGATACTGTTCCTTATGTACATGATATTAATCTTTATATACCAACTTTATCATTGAGTGGCACCATAGTATTGGTAGGTTTTTTAGGCGATTTACAGCCAACATTGAATACCGCTCCTCTTGTTATGGGGCGTAAAGCTGTAGCTGGTTCAGTAATCGGTGGTATAGCTGAAACTCAAGAGATGTTAGATTTTTGTGGTAAGCAGGGTATTACTGCTGATATTGAGTTAATCAATATGCAAGATATCGATAAGGCTTTTAAACGGATGTTAAAAAGTGATGTTAAATATCGTTTTGTTATAGATATGGCTTCTCTAAAGGCTAGTGAGTAG